Proteins from one Coffea arabica cultivar ET-39 chromosome 8c, Coffea Arabica ET-39 HiFi, whole genome shotgun sequence genomic window:
- the LOC140013769 gene encoding uncharacterized protein, producing MIKALFWNVRGVDNAFTIAQLRKLKRMYKIFLLALCEPKVGRVRLDIIRRKLGFPQAVSNEESRLWVMFDHDFSCDLLAASSQFLALRVTHSAFRSSFVAVFVHASCVAHECEVLWHQLVGVCPIGGPVIVLGDFNVITGANEKKGGRPFCARESDSFLGFVEDADLTDLGFTGSQFTWCNNCWGRARVWKRLDRVFVNQEWLNLAVTTSVAHLSRVASDHSPLLVSCSIAVGWVPTSFRFLDVWRSHPEFQSVVRQAWEGEGEGRPIKVLLRKLKAVKQALRRWNKEVFRNIFDRVREHEAKVSALECSLEEGPSEEGLYQLVQAQDELKQSLLTEAAFWRQKSCLRWLREGDANSKFFHAQVKQRRARSCIHWVKDGDGVWTEEAGRIEDLAVAFFEAEVLSRRLNELPRVSRFVPFLVSRNSPPLTHLVYANDIIVFCNGGKRSLGCVWEVLQGYQEVSGQLVNVAKSCFLVGKKTSVAHRRIIAHVTGFCPRSLPVTYLGCLLFGGR from the exons ATGATTAAAGCCCTCTTCTGGAATGTTAGGGGCGTGGATAATGCCTTTACCATAGCTCAGTTGAGGAAGTTGAAGCGGATGTATAAGATCTTTTTGTTAGCTTTGTGCGAGCCAAAGGTGGGTCGCGTGCGTCTTGATATTATTCGTCGAAAGTTAGGTTTCCCCCAGGCTGTCTCTAATGAGGAGAGCAGGTTGTGGGTGATGTTTGACCATGACTTCAGTTGCGACTTGTTGGCTGCCTCGTCTCAGTTTTTGGCATTGCGGGTGACTCACTCCGCCTTTCGGAGTTCCTTTGTTGCGGTTTTTGTTCATGCCTCTTGTGTTGCCCACGAGTGTGAGGTGCTCTGGCATCAGTTGGTGGGGGTGTGCCCAATAGGGGGACCAGTGATAGTTCTAGGTGATTTCAATGTTATTACTGGTGCCAATGAAAAGAAAGGGGGGCGTCCTTTTTGTGCGAGGGAGTCGGACTCCTTTCTAGGCTTTGTTGAGGATGCTGATTTGACAGACTTAGGGTTCACTGGGTCCCAGTTTACGTGGTGTAACAATTGTTGGGGCAGAGCCAGGGTTTGGAAGCGCTTAGATAGGGTTTTCGTTAACCAGGAGTGGTTGAATCTAGCGGTCACCACGTCGGTTGCCCATTTGAGTAGGGTTGCTTCAGATCACTCTCCTTTGTTAGTCTCTTGCTCTATAGCGGTGGGTTGGGTTCCTACCAGTTTTCGATTCCTTGATGTTTGGAGATCGCATCCTGAGTTCCAGAGTGTGGTTAGGCAGGCATGGGAGGGGGAGGGTGAGGGGCGGCCGATTAAAGTCCTACTCAGGAAGCTAAAAGCGGTAAAACAGGCATTGCGCAGATGGAATAAAGAGGTTTTTAGGAATATATTTGATCGTGTGAGGGAGCATGAGGCTAAGGTCTCGGCTTTGGAATGCTCTTTAGAGGAGGGTCCATCGGAGGAAGGGCTATATCAGCTGGTACAGGCTCAGGATGAACTCAAGCAATCGTTGCTTACGGAGGCGGCCTTTTGGCGTCAAAAGTCATGCCTGCGGTGGCTTCGGGAGGGGGATGCTAATTCTAAATTTTTCCATGCACAGGTGAAACAGCGGAGGGCTCGCTCGTGTATACATTGGGTGAAAGATGGTGATGGGGTTTGGACGGAGGAGGCTGGCAGGATTGAGGATTTGGCGGTTGCTTTCTTTGAGG CGGAGGTTTTGTCTAGGCGCTTGAATGAGCTACCTCGAGTCTCGAGGTTTGTCCCATTCTTGGTGTCGCGGAACTCTCCGCCGCTGACACATCTGGTCTATGCTAATGACATAATCGTTTTCTGTAATGGTGGTAAGCGGTCCTTGGGGTGTGTCTGGGAGGTGCTACAGGGTTATCAGGAGGTGTCAGGGCAGCTGGTGAACGTGGCGAAGAGCTGTTTTTTGGTTGGCAAGAAGACTTCGGTAGCTCACAGGAGGATAATTGCACACGTCACTGGTTTCTGTCCTAGATCTTTACCGGTCACGTACTTGGGATGCTTGTTGTTTGGGGGGAGATGA
- the LOC113706884 gene encoding uncharacterized protein has translation MATHKVLSFVFFVLLGIAICCECRSLLTFEGGGYNEGPGGVTVGVGSDHGTGAGEGGGYGSGGGVGGGGGYGGGGEAGGGYGKGGGAGAGGGYGGGGEAGGGYGKGGGAGAGGGYGGGDEGGGGYGKGGSAGAGGGEAGGGYGKGGGAGAGGGYGGGGEGEGGNGKGGGAGAGGGEGGGGYGKGGGVGGGGGYGGGAGGGYGGGGEHGGGYGGGEGGGKGGGYGGGEGGGNGGGYGAGGGHGGGAGEGYGGGEANGGGYGSGGGAGGGHGGGYGGGAGGGSGYGGGGGYAP, from the coding sequence ATGGCTACTCACAAAGTTCTGAGTTTTGTCTTCTTTGTTTTGCTGGGCATAGCAATATGTTGTGAATGCCGATCACTCCTCACTTTTGAAGGAGGTGGCTACAATGAGGGCCCAGGTGGTGTCACGGTAGGGGTTGGCTCTGACCATGGTACTGGGGCTGGCGAAGGAGGCGGTTATGGCAGTGGTGGTGGTGTAGGAGGTGGAGGTGGTTATGGTGGAGGAGGTGAAGCTGGTGGAGGCTATGGGAAAGGAGGCGGTGCAGGAGCAGGGGGTGGTTATGGTGGAGGAGGTGAAGCTGGTGGAGGCTATGGGAAAGGAGGCGGTGCAGGAGCAGGGGGTGGTTACGGTGGAGGAGACGAGGGAGGAGGAGGCTATGGAAAGGGTGGCAGTGCAGGAGCTGGAGGAGGTGAAGCTGGTGGAGGCTATGGGAAAGGAGGCGGTGCAGGAGCAGGGGGTGGTTATGGTGGAGGGGGTGAAGGTGAAGGAGGCAATGGAAAGGGTGGCGGTGCTGGAGCTGGAGGCGGTGAGGGTGGTGGAGGCTATGGGAAGGGCGGTGGTGTAGGTGGTGGAGGTGGATATGGTGGTGGAGCAGGTGGTGGTTATGGTGGAGGGGGTGAGCATGGAGGAGGTTATGGTGGAGGAGAAGGAGGTGGTAAGGGGGGTGGTTATGGTGGAGGTGAAGGAGGTGGTAATGGTGGTGGTTACGGAGCTGGAGGTGGACATGGTGGAGGTGCTGGAGAAGGTTATGGAGGAGGAGAAGCTAATGGAGGTGGATATGGCAGCGGTGGAGGAGCAGGTGGTGGACACGGAGGTGGCTATGGAGGTGGTGCTGGTGGTGGTTCAGGctatggtggtggtggtggttatGCACCTTGA
- the LOC113706885 gene encoding uncharacterized protein: MATHKVLSFVFFVLLGITICCECRSLLTFGGGGYNEGSGGVTGGGGFGHGIGGGYGAGGGTGYGHGGGAGAGGGYGGGGHGNGGGAGAGGGYGGGGYGKGGGAGAGGGYGGGGEGGGGYGKGGGAEGGGGYGKGGGVGVGGGYGKGGGAGAGGGYGGGGESGGGYGKGGGAGGGGGYGKGGGAGTGGGYGGGGEGGGYGKGGGAGVGGGYGGGGEGGGGYGKGGGVGGGAGGGSGGGEGGGKGGGYGAGGEHGGGAGGGYGGGGASGGGYGSGGGAGGGHGGGSGGGYGGGAGGGSGYGGGHAR; encoded by the coding sequence ATGGCTACTCACAAAGTTCTCAGTTTTGTCTTCTTTGTTTTATTGGGCATAACAATATGTTGTGAATGCAGATCACTCCTCACTTTTGGAGGAGGAGGCTACAACGAGGGCTCAGGTGGTGTTACAGGAGGGGGAGGCTTTGGCCATGGTATTGGTGGTGGTTATGGAGCTGGAGGTGGAACTGGTTATGGCCACGGTGGCGGTGCAGGCGCCGGGGGTGGTTACGGTGGAGGAGGCCATGGAAACGGTGGAGGTGCAGGAGCCGGAGGTGGTTATGGTGGAGGAGGCTATGGAAAGGGTGGCGGTGCAGGAGCTGGGGGTGGTTATGGTGGAGGAGGTGAAGGCGGAGGAGGCTATGGAAAGGGAGGTGGTGCTGAAGGTGGAGGTGGTTATGGAAAGGGCGGCGGTGTAGGAGTAGGGGGTGGTTATGGAAAGGGTGGCGGTGCTGGAGCAGGAGGTGGTTATGGTGGGGGAGGTGAGAGCGGAGGTGGCTATGGAAAGGGAGGTGGTGCTGGAGGTGGAGGTGGTTATGGAAAGGGTGGCGGTGCTGGAACAGGAGGTGGTTATGGTGGAGGAGGTGAAGGTGGAGGTTATGGGAAGGGTGGCGGTGCTGGAGTTGGAGGTGGTTACGGTGGAGGAGGTGAGGGTGGTGGAGGCTATGGGAAGGGGGGTGGTGTAGGTGGTGGAGCCGGTGGTGGTAGTGGTGGAGGTGAAGGAGGTGGTAAGGGTGGCGGTTATGGAGCTGGAGGTGAACATGGTGGAGGTGCTGGAGGAGGTtatggaggaggaggagctAGTGGAGGTGGATATGGCAGCGGTGGAGGAGCAGGTGGTGGACACGGAGGTGGTTCTGGTGGTGGCTATGGAGGTGGCGCTGGTGGCGGTTCAGGCTATGGTGGTGGACATGCACGCTGA